One genomic region from Haladaptatus caseinilyticus encodes:
- a CDS encoding ParA family protein has product MTLAISIAMQKGGVGKTTTALNLSGALADRGNDVLLVDADPQGYATKSLGLGDQYLVDDITMYDVFLDANNFSDVNELVVEYDEFDVLPSHLRMFKLEKELHFERRAEKRLSMMLAELDTDYDYIIMDSPPNLGPLTDNAIIASEHVLFPAQAHEASKDALEMLFDEIESIESEFGIDIVTMGAVVNMITRDNINKEMIDWFNTAFGEEHVFEIPDRAALRRAWQQGNSIFGYEGKRHEEKTIEDLQERYNELADHVEGYQ; this is encoded by the coding sequence ATGACACTTGCAATTTCAATTGCGATGCAAAAGGGCGGCGTCGGGAAGACAACAACCGCACTCAACCTCTCAGGAGCTCTCGCCGATCGAGGGAACGACGTGCTACTGGTTGATGCTGATCCTCAGGGCTACGCAACAAAATCCCTCGGTCTTGGAGATCAATACCTGGTTGACGACATCACGATGTATGATGTCTTCCTTGATGCAAACAATTTCAGCGACGTCAATGAGTTGGTCGTTGAGTATGACGAGTTCGATGTCTTGCCCTCGCATCTTAGAATGTTCAAACTCGAAAAGGAGCTTCACTTCGAACGACGAGCCGAGAAACGGCTGTCGATGATGCTTGCTGAACTCGATACCGACTATGACTACATCATCATGGACTCACCGCCAAATCTTGGCCCGCTCACGGACAATGCAATTATTGCTTCGGAGCACGTGTTGTTCCCGGCACAAGCTCACGAGGCTAGCAAAGACGCGCTCGAAATGCTCTTCGATGAGATAGAATCGATCGAGAGCGAGTTTGGAATTGATATTGTGACGATGGGGGCAGTCGTCAACATGATCACCCGCGACAATATTAACAAAGAGATGATCGACTGGTTCAATACTGCATTCGGTGAAGAACACGTCTTTGAAATCCCAGATCGAGCTGCCCTTCGACGAGCATGGCAGCAAGGGAATTCGATTTTTGGATATGAAGGGAAACGACACGAAGAAAAAACGATTGAGGATCTGCAGGAACGGTACAATGAACTAGCTGACCACGTGGAGGGATACCAATGA